A single genomic interval of Mycolicibacterium sp. MU0053 harbors:
- a CDS encoding CaiB/BaiF CoA transferase family protein, with protein sequence MQSPLHGYTVVDLSSGIAGGYCTKLLADGGARIIKVEPPEGDPLRRWSASGAQVDAVAGGPLFSFLAGGKHSVVADPAVDADLAVVEGLLANADAVVTSDGSRLAGVEALSAPAILARHPHLVVTSITPFGLDGPWSGRPATEFTLQAWSGGALGIGRGEQHRAPAHVGGQVGDWLAGAYASALTLAARVGGGAQLVDVSMLEAQIVGLTYYPVTYFEMLGRPWRTERRPTVPGVAQAADGLVALGCGTAQQWWDLCSMSGHQEWIDEESTLTITEQANLHAEELFEWLRHEQVDDIRDLASAFRIPNAPVGNGENVTKMDHFVERGSFTRNPRDGFVQPTHPYRLHGVALREPEAAPRLGQHTADYRAAAGSTTAPSPAEPNPLPFAGMRVLDMTTFWAGPSCTHILAMLGADVIHLESTPRPDGTRLIAGIPATEPQWWEQSPIFSGLNTNKKSVTLDFQTEQGRNLLRRLIATCDVVVENFTPRVIDQIGLNFEQIRELRPDVVMVRMPGFGLDGPWRDNPAFAYIIEDASGLSWLTGYPDRTPYEPYSVGDPNAGIHALNALLLALEHRRRTGEGVLVEAAMVDAALNIAAEQVIEYSAHGVLLQRAGNRGPAAAPQNIYQADGIDEFGRDDTWVAIAVATDAQWAALRAALGSPEWALDPQLSSAAGRHAQHDAIDEHLSDWCRTRSADQIVETLWPAGVPVAKVLQPHRQTEIPQLAHRGFFEAVDHPVNATAPHSTMPARFSRQPLHRASAPLLGEHNAEVLGQLGLTADEIAGLEADGVIGTEPAMGGRKKAST encoded by the coding sequence GTGCAGTCACCACTTCACGGCTACACCGTCGTCGACCTGTCGTCCGGGATCGCCGGCGGCTACTGCACCAAACTGCTGGCCGACGGCGGCGCCCGGATCATCAAAGTCGAGCCGCCCGAGGGTGATCCGCTGCGCAGGTGGTCGGCCTCGGGTGCGCAGGTCGACGCCGTGGCCGGGGGACCGCTGTTCAGCTTCCTGGCCGGCGGCAAGCACAGCGTCGTCGCCGACCCCGCGGTGGACGCGGATCTTGCGGTCGTCGAAGGGCTGCTGGCGAACGCCGATGCGGTGGTGACCTCGGACGGTTCGCGGCTGGCCGGCGTCGAGGCGTTGTCGGCGCCGGCGATACTGGCCCGCCACCCGCACCTCGTGGTCACCTCGATCACGCCGTTCGGCCTGGACGGTCCGTGGAGCGGCCGGCCGGCAACGGAGTTCACGTTGCAGGCGTGGTCCGGCGGAGCCCTCGGGATCGGCCGGGGTGAGCAGCACCGCGCGCCCGCACACGTGGGCGGACAGGTGGGGGACTGGCTCGCCGGTGCCTACGCCTCTGCGTTGACCCTGGCCGCGCGCGTGGGCGGGGGTGCCCAGCTGGTCGACGTGTCGATGCTGGAGGCCCAGATCGTGGGGCTGACCTACTATCCCGTCACCTATTTCGAGATGTTGGGCCGGCCGTGGCGCACCGAACGCAGGCCGACGGTGCCCGGCGTGGCGCAGGCCGCCGACGGGCTGGTGGCCCTCGGGTGCGGCACCGCCCAGCAGTGGTGGGACCTGTGCTCGATGTCCGGGCACCAGGAATGGATCGACGAGGAATCCACGCTGACCATCACCGAACAGGCCAACCTGCACGCCGAGGAACTGTTCGAATGGCTGCGGCACGAACAGGTCGACGACATCCGCGATCTCGCCTCGGCCTTCCGCATTCCGAACGCGCCGGTCGGCAACGGCGAAAACGTCACGAAGATGGATCATTTCGTCGAGCGGGGCAGCTTCACCCGCAACCCGCGGGACGGCTTCGTGCAGCCCACCCACCCCTACCGCCTGCACGGTGTGGCGCTGCGGGAACCGGAGGCGGCGCCGCGGTTGGGGCAACACACCGCCGACTATCGGGCCGCCGCGGGGTCGACGACCGCACCGTCGCCGGCGGAACCGAATCCGTTGCCGTTCGCCGGCATGCGGGTGTTGGACATGACCACGTTCTGGGCCGGTCCGTCGTGCACCCACATCCTGGCCATGCTGGGCGCGGACGTGATCCATCTGGAATCGACGCCGCGTCCCGACGGCACCCGGCTGATCGCCGGGATCCCGGCCACCGAACCGCAATGGTGGGAGCAGTCGCCGATCTTCTCCGGCCTGAACACCAACAAGAAGAGCGTGACCCTGGATTTCCAGACCGAACAGGGTCGCAACCTGCTGCGTCGGCTGATCGCGACGTGCGACGTCGTGGTCGAGAACTTTACGCCGCGGGTCATCGACCAGATCGGCCTGAACTTCGAACAGATCCGGGAGTTGCGCCCAGACGTCGTCATGGTGCGGATGCCGGGCTTCGGACTCGACGGCCCCTGGCGCGACAACCCGGCGTTCGCCTACATCATCGAGGACGCCTCGGGCCTGAGCTGGCTCACCGGGTATCCAGATCGCACCCCGTACGAACCGTATTCGGTCGGTGACCCCAACGCCGGCATCCACGCGCTCAACGCGCTGCTGCTGGCGTTGGAGCATCGGCGGCGCACCGGCGAAGGCGTGCTGGTGGAGGCGGCCATGGTCGATGCCGCGCTCAACATCGCCGCCGAGCAGGTGATCGAGTACAGCGCGCACGGCGTGCTGTTGCAGCGTGCCGGCAACCGTGGACCGGCGGCCGCGCCGCAGAACATCTACCAGGCCGACGGCATCGACGAGTTCGGCCGCGACGACACCTGGGTCGCCATCGCGGTGGCCACCGACGCGCAGTGGGCCGCACTGCGCGCTGCCCTCGGATCCCCGGAGTGGGCGTTGGATCCGCAGCTGTCGAGCGCGGCGGGACGGCACGCGCAGCACGACGCCATCGACGAACACTTGTCGGACTGGTGTCGCACCCGCAGTGCCGACCAGATCGTCGAAACACTCTGGCCCGCCGGTGTTCCCGTGGCCAAGGTGTTGCAGCCGCACCGGCAGACCGAGATTCCGCAACTGGCGCACCGCGGCTTCTTCGAGGCGGTGGACCACCCGGTCAACGCCACCGCGCCGCACAGCACGATGCCGGCCCGATTCTCCCGGCAGCCGCTGCACCGCGCGTCGGCCCCGCTGCTCGGCGAGCACAACGCCGAGGTGCTGGGTCAGCTCGGCCTCACCGCAGACGAGATCGCCGGCCTCGAGGCCGACGGCGTGATCGGCACCGAACCGGCGATGGGCGGCCGCAAGAAGGCGTCCACTTAG
- a CDS encoding enoyl-CoA hydratase/isomerase family protein — translation MAPSQQRPEPEEIILYEKDPKTKIATITFNRPEFLNAPTSLARLRYADVLRAANADNDVKVVIIRGVGDNLGSGADLPEFMEGNDNPAVRLAELRLEDPDIAGEGGVSYPPKGTFRNGATISSWYANSQAGNRALQDFKKISIVEAKGYCYGWHFYQCADADLVISSDDALFGHPSFRYHGWGPRMWTWVQMMGLRKFQEMVFTGRPFTAAEMYDCNFLNKVVPRDELEAEVTKYAMACTRNRPVDTVFQQKMFFEIFKQQQGEYMGSLLSAFFESMGNGVANDSDDDLDMFESIDSGLSAAVNDNDSKFPPEFRLSKKNRSKKD, via the coding sequence ATGGCGCCGTCTCAGCAGAGACCTGAGCCCGAGGAGATCATCCTCTACGAGAAGGACCCGAAGACCAAGATCGCGACCATCACCTTCAACCGACCGGAGTTCCTGAACGCACCGACATCGTTGGCCCGGTTGCGCTATGCCGACGTGCTGCGCGCCGCCAACGCGGACAACGACGTCAAGGTGGTGATCATCCGCGGTGTGGGGGACAACCTGGGCAGCGGCGCCGATCTGCCGGAATTCATGGAGGGCAACGACAATCCGGCGGTCCGGCTCGCCGAGTTGCGGCTGGAGGACCCGGACATCGCAGGCGAGGGCGGCGTGAGCTATCCGCCGAAGGGCACGTTCCGTAACGGCGCCACCATCTCGTCCTGGTACGCCAACTCGCAGGCCGGCAACCGCGCCTTGCAGGACTTCAAGAAGATCAGCATCGTCGAGGCGAAGGGGTACTGCTACGGCTGGCACTTCTACCAGTGCGCCGACGCCGACCTGGTGATCTCCAGCGACGACGCGCTCTTCGGGCATCCGTCCTTCCGCTACCACGGCTGGGGCCCGCGAATGTGGACCTGGGTGCAGATGATGGGGCTGCGCAAGTTCCAGGAGATGGTGTTCACCGGTCGGCCGTTCACCGCCGCCGAGATGTACGACTGCAACTTCCTGAACAAGGTGGTCCCCCGGGATGAGCTCGAGGCCGAGGTCACCAAGTACGCGATGGCCTGCACCCGGAACCGCCCGGTGGACACCGTCTTTCAGCAGAAGATGTTCTTCGAGATCTTCAAACAGCAGCAGGGCGAGTACATGGGCAGCCTGCTGTCCGCGTTCTTCGAGTCCATGGGCAACGGCGTGGCCAACGACAGCGACGACGATCTGGACATGTTCGAGTCGATCGACAGCGGCTTGTCGGCCGCGGTGAACGACAACGACAGCAAGTTCCCGCCCGAATTCCGGCTCAGCAAGAAGAACCGCAGCAAGAAGGACTAG